In Planctomonas sp. JC2975, the genomic stretch CCGAGGGGGCCATACGTGAAGATCCAGAACGCTTTCCGCGTCGGATTGATCGGCACCCTCGGCGTCGGCCTCGGCATCCTCATCCTCACCTCGATCGTCTCGCTATCGACGATCCTCACCTACATCGGCGCCGCCCTCTTCCTTGCCCTCGGACTTGAGCCGATCATCGGCTTCCTCGAGCGGCGCAAGCTGCCAAGGTGGTCGGCGATCCTGATCGTCCTTGTCGCACTGCTGGTGTTCCTCGGTCTGTTGCTCTGGGCGATCATCCCGATCATCGTCAAGCAAGCGTCGAGTCTCGTCGCGAAGATCTCCGAGTTCGTGCAGAACGGCACGTACCAGGACTGGTACACGTGGCTGCAGAAGCAGTTCCCTGCCGTCGACTTCGACAAGACCCTTCAGGATGTCTGGAACTACATCCAGCACTCCGCAGGTGACATCGGTGCCGGCCTGCTCACCGTCGGCATCGGCATCGTCTCCGGATTCTTCGGCGTGCTGATCGTGCTCATCCTCACCATCTACTTCACCGCATCCCTGCCGAACATCAAGCGCGCAGCGTACGAGCTCGTACCGGCCAGCAAGCGCGCGCGCTTCGCCGACATCGCGGAGCAGATCACCGAC encodes the following:
- a CDS encoding AI-2E family transporter codes for the protein MKIQNAFRVGLIGTLGVGLGILILTSIVSLSTILTYIGAALFLALGLEPIIGFLERRKLPRWSAILIVLVALLVFLGLLLWAIIPIIVKQASSLVAKISEFVQNGTYQDWYTWLQKQFPAVDFDKTLQDVWNYIQHSAGDIGAGLLTVGIGIVSGFFGVLIVLILTIYFTASLPNIKRAAYELVPASKRARFADIAEQITDSVGKYVMGQVALALVNGILSAIFLTVIGAPFPILLAVIAFVFSLIPLVGTLTGSIVIVLLSLLLASPLTALVAAIYYVIYMQVEAYVLSPRIMNRAVSVPGAVVVIAALAGGSLLGLLGALIAIPVAASILLIIKQVVIPRQNEL